The genomic window TGAAGTATGGAGTGCTATTTATTTATGGATTTTTATTTGTCGTTGTCTATCCGTATGTTGCGCTTAAGATCGAGAATCATACTGAACCAGAGAGTGGAATTTTCTTTTTTGTTGAGCTGACGAGCAATGAACAAATGGTAATGGACACAGGGTTACTCTTTATTCTTCTTTTTTGCACGACTTATTTCCTGAAGAAGAGAATTGAGCTTTAAGCATTTGAATGTTTAGGCTCTTACCGATAGAATAGAAAGATCTGATGGAGAAAGTGAAGTGTAGCAGGAAATGAAGTTTAGAAAAGAAGAAGCAATTGTATTGCTTGAACAGCTTGTACAGATTCCAAGCCCTTCTGGATTTACAGAGCAAGCGATGACATTTGTTGAACGATTTTTGGAAGCGAACAAGATTACTTATACGAAGCTACGCAAAGGCGCCATTGTTGCAACGATAGCAGGGGAAAGTGAAGAGAAACAACGGATGCTAACCGCACACTTAGATACACTTGGAGCGATTGTGAAAGAATTAAAACCAAATGGTCGCTTGAAAATTGATTTGATTGGTGGTTTTGCATATCAATCCATTGAGGGAGAATACGTCACTATTCATAAAAGCGACGGCAGCATCGCGACAGGTACGGTCGTGGTGCATCAATCCTCTGTCCATGTATATAAAGAAGCACGAACGATTGAACGAAATCAACAAACGATGGAAGTTCGAGTGGATGAACAGGTTCATACGATTGACGACCTTCGTCAACTTGGATTGGATGTTGGTGATTTTATTAGCTTCTCGCCACGATTTGAAAGGACGTCTTCTGGTTTTATTAAATCGAGACATTTAGACGATAAAGCAAGCGTTAGTTTATTATTAACGCTCCTAAAAGAAGTGAAAACGGAGCAGGTAACGCTTCCTTATACCACTCATTTTCTCTTTTCCAATAATGAAGAGATTGGGTATGGGGGAAATGCAGGCATTCCGGATAATGTTGTCGAATATGTGGCAGTTGACATGGGGGCGATTGGAGACGGGCAACAGTCAGACGAATATACTGCATCCATTTGTGTAAAAGATTCTAGTGGTCCGTATCATTACGGACTGCGTAATCACTTTGTTCAGTTATGTCAAAACCACCAGATTCCGTATAAGCTAGACATATATCCATACTATGGCTCTGATGCATCTGCAGCAATTCGCTCAGGACATGATATTGTTCACGGTCTCATTGGACCGGGTATTGAAGGTTCACACTCAATGGAGCGAACTCATGAACGCTCTCTAGAAGCGACATATCATCTGTTACACGCATACGTTACATCAAACATGTATAAGTAAAAAAGCTGCCTTCTACAGGCAGCTTTTCTTTATGAACGTACATCCGACGTTTGTTTTGTGTAGGCGCGCAACATCCATGCATGCTTTTCAATGGATTCTTTTAAACCAATTAGCATATCCTCCGTCGCATCGTCTTCAAGTGAGCCACATACGTCAATACCAGCTTTTAGCTCATCAGCAATTTTCTCATAATCTCTTACTAGGTCAGCAACCATTTCGTCTGCGCTAATTTGCTTCGTTGCTTCATCAATAGATGTTAGTTTTAAATATTCTTCCATTGTGGCAACAGGTTGTCCTTTTATCGCTAATAAACGCTCAGCTAGTTCATCAACGGTTTCACCTGCTTCATTGTAAAGCTCTTCAAATTTCTCATGTAGGGTGAAAAAGTGAGGTCCTTTTACGTACCAATGATAATTGTGGAGTTTTACATAAAGAACACTCCAGTTCGCTACTTGCTTATTTAAGACTGCTTGAATTTTTTCATGTGCCATGATTTCTTCCTCCTTGCAAACGTTGTGTACAAATACTATACCCGTTCACCCCATTTTTAAACAGAGATCTACAGTAACTCAACCTTAAACGTTCCACCATGTACGTGTGTAAACATTGTACCTGCTGCTTCTAATAGCTGGTTGTAGTTATGAGTAGTAGACGCATGGGAAAAGAAGAAGCACTGTAAAGCATGAACAGTCATTTCGCTTGTATGTGTCTTTTGATTCGTGTGAAAGGGTGAAGCTATTTCTTTTGATTGATCGTAAAGGGCGTTCCCTTTTTTATGAAGGGGCGGGTAAAGCAACTCTGTATCGTGTAACGTAATGGGTAATTGATATTCCAGCATGAAAAAGTGAGTTAAATCAATTCCCGAATGAACGGGTATTAAATAGTCTTCATTTTTTATGGATTGTAAAATCCGACCGTGATGCGTTCTCGTTTCTTCTTGAGGTGAGTCAACTTGGTCAAGTAAGTCAAAATGTAATAACTCTTGATGGAATTGCAGTCGTCCCTTTAGCATAGTGGATGAATCGCTAATATGAATATTTGTGTAGTGGATAACGCCTATTTTCATGATTGTTCCTCCGCCTTAAGCATTTTACTTTCTTATTATGTTTCTGTATGCTAGAAGAAATCAACTGTTTCGTATAAAAAGGAAGAATACAATGGATTATGAACGACTAAAGCAAAAATTAGTAGTGTACAGTCAATCAATAGGTGTAGATAAGCTAAGGATCACAACCGCCGATCCTTTTTTGTCTTTAAAAGACCGGTTAATACAACAGCAAGAACGGGGCTATGCGTCAGGATTTGAACATCCAATTCTTGACGAAAGAGTCGATCCATCTTTAAGTTTAAAAGAAGTTCGCACCATAATTTCGATTGCGGTTGCCTATCCGTCAAAGCTCGCTAATGCCCCAAAAAGTGAGAAAGGAAGCAGACGTGGTTTTTTTTCTCGTTCATCTTGGGGAATCGATTATCATGATGTATTAAATGACCGTTTGAAAAAAATCGAACAATTTCTGTTTGTGGAATGTGGTACCGTTGAAACCGTTCGAATGGTTGACACAGGTGCATTGTCAGACCGAGCAGTAGCGGAACGAGCAGGCATTGGCTGGAGTGCAAAAAATACGTTTATTATTACCCCAGAGCTTGGTAGCTACGTGTTTTTAGGAAATATTTTAACGACACTTCCATTCCCTCCAGATGAGCCAATAGAAGATTTATGCGGATCGTGTCAAAAATGTATTGATGCGTGTCCAACTGGTGCGCTTGTTGAGCCCGGTGTGTTAAACGCACAAGCCTGTCTTTCGTATCAAACGCAAACAAAAGGATTTATGCCAGAAGAGTATCGATCAAAAATTGGAAATCATTTATATGGATGGGACACCTGTCAGCTTGTTTGCCCATATAATAAAAATAAGGATCATCATCAGCATGAAGAGATGAAACCAGACCCAGAGAAAGTGAAGCCGTTACTGTTACCATTATTAACGATGAGCAACAAGACGTTTAAAGCCGAGTTCGGTCATATGGCGGGCTCTTGGCGTGGAAAAAAACCAATTCAGCGAAATGCGATTATTGCGCTTGCTCATTATAAGGAAGAATCCGCTCTTCCTACTTTGCTAGATCTGTTAATAAAGGATCCAAGACCAGTGATTCGTGGAACATCTGCATGGGCAATCGGAAAAATTAGTAAAAGTGAAAAAGAGGAAAAAGCATTGGAAGATGCGAAAAAGAATGAGCAAGATGAGAACGTGCTAAATGAAATTGAAAAAGGTCTTTCCTTTATAAGAGAAAAGAAATAAAAAAGAAAGGCAGGAGTGACATGCGCGTTATAACAAGATTTTATGTGAAAGAGCTAGATACAGCTATTGGACGAATGGCTGTTGTCACGAGTGATAAAGGGTTAGCTCATGTAACATTTGGAGCAGTGAATAAAGTCAATTTAACGGCTCGGTTGATGAGATTTGGGCTAAAGCCAGAGTGGTATGATTTGAAAGAGGATGAATCACTTCTTGTGTGTGATCAGTTAACTGAGTATTTGAATGGAGAGCGACAAGATTTTGATGTGCCGATTGATTTAATAGGTACACCTTTTCAGAAAAAAGTGTGGTCAGCTTTGCGTACAATTGGATACGGTGAAACAAAAAGTTATAAAGACATTGCGGAGATGATTGGTGCTCCAAAAGCAGTACGAGCGGTCGGTGGGGCAAACAATCAAAATCCCCTCCCCATTGTTATTCCTTGTCATCGCGTTATCGGCTCAAATGGAGCAATGGTAGGGTACGGCGGAGGGTTGCCGACGAAAGAACGGTTGCTTGCCTTAGAATCAAAAATGAAGATCTCATAGAAAAAACATGGCAGTTACGCACACTGCCATGTTTTTTTTGACATGTTCAATGCTTTTTTAAATACATATAAGGAAGAGTGGTTGTTAAAGGATACTTTCTGATAGCCTTGTTTGCAGTAAAAAGGAATATTCACTTCTCTCGTTTCGCAAGTGAGTTCGAGGCATTGGCGATGCAACGCTTCTTTCTCAACGCTTTTAAGTAAAAGTTTACTAATTCCTTGCCCTTGATAGGACGGATCAACGCTTAATCGAAAAAAAGAGCACGTTTTTTCATCATGTCGAAAAAAAACACAGCCAACGATGCGATTCTCTTTCATGCAGACAAACGCTTCTTCTTTTTGAGACAGCCGTAAAGCAATGGAAAGTCTTGTTTCATGAAGGGCAGATGCGGTGACCGGGTCATGCTTATATATTTGAAAAGACGATCGAATTAATTGGTGAATGGCTTGGCAGTCAGTCATTACAGCTTTACGTATCAATGTCGCTCGCTCCGTTTCACTCTAAGATAATCATAATTATACATCCTTATAAATTTTTATTCAATTAATTTTTGAAAGGAATTAACCGTTATGAAAAAAAAATTAGTGAAACTTTTGCATGACAATGTCAAACAATTAAATCAAGCCTTTTTAAATGGACATCAAGCGAGTTGCTTAGATGAAAAAGAACA from Shouchella hunanensis includes these protein-coding regions:
- a CDS encoding M42 family metallopeptidase — encoded protein: MKFRKEEAIVLLEQLVQIPSPSGFTEQAMTFVERFLEANKITYTKLRKGAIVATIAGESEEKQRMLTAHLDTLGAIVKELKPNGRLKIDLIGGFAYQSIEGEYVTIHKSDGSIATGTVVVHQSSVHVYKEARTIERNQQTMEVRVDEQVHTIDDLRQLGLDVGDFISFSPRFERTSSGFIKSRHLDDKASVSLLLTLLKEVKTEQVTLPYTTHFLFSNNEEIGYGGNAGIPDNVVEYVAVDMGAIGDGQQSDEYTASICVKDSSGPYHYGLRNHFVQLCQNHQIPYKLDIYPYYGSDASAAIRSGHDIVHGLIGPGIEGSHSMERTHERSLEATYHLLHAYVTSNMYK
- a CDS encoding methylated-DNA--[protein]-cysteine S-methyltransferase; this translates as MRVITRFYVKELDTAIGRMAVVTSDKGLAHVTFGAVNKVNLTARLMRFGLKPEWYDLKEDESLLVCDQLTEYLNGERQDFDVPIDLIGTPFQKKVWSALRTIGYGETKSYKDIAEMIGAPKAVRAVGGANNQNPLPIVIPCHRVIGSNGAMVGYGGGLPTKERLLALESKMKIS
- a CDS encoding Dps family protein — translated: MAHEKIQAVLNKQVANWSVLYVKLHNYHWYVKGPHFFTLHEKFEELYNEAGETVDELAERLLAIKGQPVATMEEYLKLTSIDEATKQISADEMVADLVRDYEKIADELKAGIDVCGSLEDDATEDMLIGLKESIEKHAWMLRAYTKQTSDVRS
- the queG gene encoding tRNA epoxyqueuosine(34) reductase QueG, which codes for MDYERLKQKLVVYSQSIGVDKLRITTADPFLSLKDRLIQQQERGYASGFEHPILDERVDPSLSLKEVRTIISIAVAYPSKLANAPKSEKGSRRGFFSRSSWGIDYHDVLNDRLKKIEQFLFVECGTVETVRMVDTGALSDRAVAERAGIGWSAKNTFIITPELGSYVFLGNILTTLPFPPDEPIEDLCGSCQKCIDACPTGALVEPGVLNAQACLSYQTQTKGFMPEEYRSKIGNHLYGWDTCQLVCPYNKNKDHHQHEEMKPDPEKVKPLLLPLLTMSNKTFKAEFGHMAGSWRGKKPIQRNAIIALAHYKEESALPTLLDLLIKDPRPVIRGTSAWAIGKISKSEKEEKALEDAKKNEQDENVLNEIEKGLSFIREKK
- a CDS encoding GNAT family N-acetyltransferase, translated to MIRKAVMTDCQAIHQLIRSSFQIYKHDPVTASALHETRLSIALRLSQKEEAFVCMKENRIVGCVFFRHDEKTCSFFRLSVDPSYQGQGISKLLLKSVEKEALHRQCLELTCETREVNIPFYCKQGYQKVSFNNHSSLYVFKKALNMSKKTWQCA